Below is a genomic region from Diabrotica undecimpunctata isolate CICGRU chromosome 7, icDiaUnde3, whole genome shotgun sequence.
AGGTATTTCATCCAGAATGGTTTGCAATTATTCGTAAAATGCCTCTCCTCGTTCCTCCTTAGGATTGCAGTCCTCGGGGCTATTGatagatattacatttaatttttggtagtccattgtgatatatatatatatatatatatatatatatatatatatatatatatatatatatatacttaagaccaaagtatacaatcaatgcgtactccctgttctcacttatggttcccaaacgtggacatttacaaaaacaaacatggacaaaatcataaaaacccaaagagcaatggagagacaaatgttgcacataagactaatggataaaaagagaaacgagtggataagagagaaaacaaaagtgaaggATTTTAggcaagaagttgcaaaattgaaatggagatttgccggacaatataagacaaaaagaagaccggtGGAACAAAATTCtcataagttggagaccgtgggaatataaacgaagcagaggaagaaCCCAAATGAGATGATGGACcgagaaggctaattagatagatagattgtGATGTTCATACGTATTATTCTTTTGGGAGATATAATggcagttatttatgttgtcttAATTACTAATTGTAAATAGAAGAATCgcgcattttatttaaattttatcattaatttatGGACACAGGGATGAAAAATATAAAGATTACCaacatttaaaatactttttattaatacatttaaaaacaaatCGAGCAACAAAAATAAcgacatataaaaaataaattagtttataaacTACGTAAACAATTTGCTATACTTCTGTTTGTCTTCTGAATCTTGATTTTTAACTTGAATTTCAAGACTGTTCAATTCTTTGGTAACTAGTGAAGTTAGGGATTCGTCCAGTTCTATAACTTTATCAAAGTCATTTTTAGCCGCTTCAACATTCCACGCACCTACATGACCCTTAGCTCGCCGAAAGTAGGCTTTGACGTTATCTAAAAAACAAATTCCTAGTTAATGCTCTTAATGCTATTTTCAAAAAACGACAAAATTATACATAACGCGATACACTTTTCAAAAGAGATTTGAAAAAACACTAATaactcatttttatttttcttttgtcaatAGTAGCTCAATGGTCTGATTTTTTCATATCAAACCTAGAGACGACCACGACTGCTCACATTGATGAAGAAATAGAGAAACTTTACAGTAACATAACTGaagcattaaataacaataaaagtcacTTCAAGTATTTAATTGGCGACTATAATGCCAAAGCGGGAAAGTATGGAGCTCATTAATTAATTAAGCTCATCATTGATAGTGCTAAAGAAATCGAAGGcccgcaacaacaaaatgaacatagtaaGCTCCCTGATAAGACCAAAATTATGTTAAAACAAAGAATGGAAATGAAACTAAgtagcaacatacagagaatacaatacacagaactttgtaagagaataaggaaaagtattaaggaatACATAAGgaaatacaatgaaagactggtagaaaatacaatctaaaacaaaaaaacctATAAGAAAAGCATTGGGAATAAATCGTggctctaacaaacgaaaacagcaGAATTATACACAGAAATGAAATACTTTGAAATAAAAGGTCATGAAACACTTTAAGAagcaatcagtaaccaagaagatgtaccagaagttcttccggaagaagtagaatcgacaattataacaatgaaaagcggtaaagcatCTGGAAGAGACGGCATaacagtaagttgtcgttccatcgttttcgttggagaaccgtctcttgccgtctttactactctatttgttgtcattcggcttatatgatcgttccattctactcttctatttcttacccagttcttaatgttctccaccttgaatctacgtcgtatatctgtacttctagatcTGTCctatagtgtcttgccatcaatttttttaagtgttttcatctctgctgtttctaacatcttttttgtcctctctgtgtcaggtcgtgtttctgccgcgtatgtcattattggtctgatgactgttttgtaaattatgtCTTTCATTtgtttcccgatatttttatttctccatattgtttcattcaggcagcctgcgactctgtttgctctattcacttgatcttccacttctgtttcgagctttccctaactagataatgtgatgcctaggtATTGAAACTCTATCACTATTATCTGACCTaccagcttcaatttacatcttgctgctgtaaatttgctgttgtaaccatgcattttgtcttttttggggaaattaacatgttaaatatttgtagtagtattgcgtcgtctgcatagcagattattttaagttgtttttctcccatttggtatccttttttatttcttactttttttattatttcatccataatcaggttgaacactagaggactcagggaatctccctgtcttatcccattgccactTCAATAGGGTAGGTTCTTCTTAGAGTAGGGTCGTAGggtagttcttcttccacttttacttttattgcgttgttttgataaatattttcGATCAGGTAGCAAAGAGGCTATCAAAAACTACACACGTTTAAGTCTACTGCCAATCATATATAAGATTTTCACAAATTTTCACAAAaaatcaacaacagattaacaagtGCATTAGATGCTACACAGGCAAGAGATCAAGCTGGCTTCAGAAATGAATTCAGTACCCTGGATCATATCAATACGCTTCGATAACTGAATCTacgacaaaaggacgcggaaaacaggacgcgagaccaaaggacgcggaaaaaaggacgcgcgaaaaaaggacgcgcgaaaaaaggacgcgtggaaaaaaggacgcatattattaatgaattactataaatagtttattttaattgacattagccattaccccctttttatccccatatgttattacagaaaatgattctacctaacctaaaatcggttacggtaagagtaaaaagtgaaaaataattatatgaaaaaaacttgccctcacattttatcgaggcttaggactaaaatatcttaagtaaaataataaatactaatataatGTTTATTCAAGATTTCTGGTATTGAAACAGGTTAGATTCCATATTATCAGAATTATGTATGGGATTAGAAAAACCCAAGTAACAGCCCAGTAAGGGGTCTAATGAGGGTTTAACGCGAACCGGAAGGTTGGTAAATTCCGCAGGTAATGTTAAGAATGTAAATAGAAACGATTagtaagaaaataaaactttctaattGTTTGATAATTGTTTTTAAGAAATGAATATTACAAAAGGTCCGATATAACAAAACATCATTAACCAAATTGTTTATATAGGGGAAACTTGTCGCGGTAGGTAATTTATTCTGTTCttaacaagaaaacattttacaaattgatatcagtCTGTTAAGATGGTGTTAGCGTTTGTGGAAAGCCAAAAAGGCAACAACTTGTTACTTTATAATGGATTTCTCCATAAAAAAGAGCGAGTGATTGGTGAAAAGACAATTTGGAAGTGTGCTACTTATAATAAGTGCAAATGTACAGGAAGAGTGCATACCGTTGTGGATGAAATTACAAAATCCACAGAACATAATCACGTTGCAGACACGGCAAAGATTGAAGCAAAAGAAGCTTGTAACCGGATGAAAGAAGTTGAACAACAACTGGAACACTCCACCCAAGGTGTAGTAAGTGAAATTTCTCAAGGACTTTCCTTAGCTGCCATCAGTGTCGTCGTTAAAAAAAACTGTGCAAAGAGTTCGGAACGAGCTAGGAGGTACGCCCGCAAATCCGAGAAATTTAGAAGAACTTGTGCTtcctgaagaatataaaacaactaCAGGCGGTGAGCTATTTCTATTATTTGATAGCGGGCCAGATGAAGaacgtattttgttatttttaacacAAAGAAATTTAAGATTTATGGAACAATGCGATCATTGGTATGCCGATGGAACATTTAACTCAGCACCACCATTGTTTTCTCAAATATACACAATTCATGGAGTGCGATACAGTAATGTAATCCCGACTGTATTTGCACTTCTAACGAACAAAACACAAGAGACTTATACACGTGTTTTTCAGCAACTAAAGGTGTTGAATGCGGCCTTGCGCCCTTTAACAATAATGATGGACTTTGAAAGAGCGGCAATGAATGCTGCACAAACTGCGTTCCCAAATGTGAGAATCCGCGGATGTTTTTTTCATTTCTCGCATTGTATGTGGCGCCATATTCAAAGTGCCGGATTGCAACGTAGATATATTGAGAATCCTGACTTCGCCCTTCACCTAAGACAATTGACAGCTCTTGCGTTTGTTCCAGACAACCATGTAGTCAGAGTGTACGAGGAGTTGCTCAATAGCGATTTTTATACACAACATGAAGAACTACTAGTGCCGCTGATTAATTACTTTGAAGACACTTGGATAGGGAGATTAGCTAGAAGAGGAAATCGAAGACAACCCCTTTTTCCAGCAAATGTATGGAATTGTTACGATTTGGCAGACCAAGATATACCTCGAACTAATAATGCTGTCGAAGAATGGCACAAcagcttttcttctcttctcaatagtgcacatccgaatatttggaaatttattaattctctaaaaaaagaatatgatttaaatgttttgaaaatagagCCGTAAATTTCGGGCAATGTACCTCCacgcaaaagaaaatatcaaGATGCAGCAAACAGGATAAGGGCTATTGTTGCCGATTATGCTGACAGGCCAACTTTAGAATATTTGAGAGGCATTGCTCACAATTTTCAGTtgcaaaaaaaatacaaaaaaaattaatatcaaaaataaaacaaaaaaaataaaatgacaaaaaaattccaaaaaaaagcaaaaaattaaaaaaaaataaaaaaaacttgtaaacacgccagcttctgctgccagtcctaagcctggataaagtgtgaaggcaagtttttttcatataaatatttttcactttttacttttaccgtaaccgattttaggttaggtagaatcattttctgtaattatatataggggataaacgggggtaattgctattgtcaattaaaataaactatttatagtatttcattaataatatgcgtccttttttccacgcgtccttttttatGCGTCCTTTTGTCGGTATACCTCGATAACTAATGAGTAAAGCCAAAggatatgaaataccgctagcattaaccttcatagatttagagaaggctttcgattctatatatcacaaggcagtaatagaagctttgaccaatcAAAAATTTATGaacacactccagaatttcccactaccagcgGCGTCCGAtgtcaccaaagctcttcactgcaactctagaaaatatattcaacaaaatAAACTGGCAGAAAAAAGGCCTATtgattgatggagaatacctcagccatctaagatttgcaatGACATCGTTCTGAATGCTAATAATCCTGTaaaactacaagaacttataagtgACTTAAGATAAGCTATTTTAACGGTATAAAAAAACGCACTACTGTTAATATTTTACTGGAGAGAGAAAACAGACTGATTGGTATATATAGagctaaataaaaataatgtatgcATGTAAAAACGACTGTTCCATCTGTTTTCAACGATTGAGCAGACAGTAATTAAATTTCGAAAGATGGATACAAAATATTGGAATACAGAAAGATTAATACCGAATATAGAGAGAGCAATACAACTACGTGAGCGGATGTGTCGAACCTGATATTAGGGAATATTCGTCATGGCATTTATTTTCATTCTTGTAGCGGTAGacgtttgtgttttttatgttaatttgTGGATTATTCTTACTTCACCTGTTGGATGCGATAGTCTCTTGGTTTACTGGTGAACTAAGAAAGCTTTTTTAAGTATTAAGGTTAACTATTTTTTGTAAACGGcgtttgaaaaattaaaaaattactcgTTTTGCGGCTTGATTTGCGATGCAAAGCCTTTGTAAAGTCAAAAACTATTTGTCAGTGGCGTTTTTTACAATACTGAGTCCTTGACAGGATAAGAATTCATACCCTCTAAAATTTTCTGAGATTTTGAACCTGACTAAGATAaaccttgttttatttttacctaaTCGGCTATATTATTATCAAACCGtcagtttttattagaaattagAAATTGTGACTAATATTTTTCTAATTAGTGTGCAAGACAGACAGAtcattctaaaaaaataaactaGTGAGAATTGTTACAGCGCAATAAAAATATCTAATTTAGCTTACCTTTATCAGACTTTAAAACGTTCGTACAATGCTCAATCACTGCGTAAAAATCACCTTCTTGTAATTTACACTGAGCATAATTAAGAAGTATGGGCACTTTTTGTTTATCCATTTCATTCCATTCAATATCATGGGGCTTTtctcttaaaaataaattaatcattTAACAGTAAGTAGATTAATTTCACGAAATTGGAGTGAAATCGCATCATTTAAAATAGGTATTTTTTGAATGAATAATACAAATAGTCACTGCAATAGTAGTCGgtaatgttaaaaataatgaaaatcatTATAATTACTTTAACATAAGTTGCTCCAGTATACCTATAGCTTTAGCATACAATTCAGAtgcctttttataatttttatttttgtactcttCATTGccttgttcttttaattttggtaTTAGCTCAATTTTCTCCCCTTCCTCCATTTGCCAAGTTTCCTTTTCGTAGGACTCAGGTTGTTCTATATtggttatttctaaaaattaatataagactaaaaatgtaatattaacACAGTTAATGTAAAATTaatttcttcaattttttctttttttttgcatactgtatttaaattacttagaaataaacttaaaaaatcacTACCT
It encodes:
- the LOC140445477 gene encoding LOW QUALITY PROTEIN: AH receptor-interacting protein (The sequence of the model RefSeq protein was modified relative to this genomic sequence to represent the inferred CDS: inserted 1 base in 1 codon), encoding MATEKDLIVKETIYAGTKSVPFKDGTKIHFHFQTRQCNNEKTLLDDSRKLGTGKPFELVXGKKFKLEVWEAIVQKMALNEVAKFTVDKSLVIQYPFVSKTLRDINKPHGERNHHVCAMTLQTTGIGYDDLNNFLKNPTDLEFIIEITNIEQPESYEKETWQMEEGEKIELIPKLKEQGNEEYKNKNYKKASELYAKAIGILEQLMLKEKPHDIEWNEMDKQKVPILLNYAQCKLQEGDFYAVIEHCTNVLKSDKDNVKAYFRRAKGHVGAWNVEAAKNDFDKVIELDESLTSLVTKELNSLEIQVKNQDSEDKQKYSKLFT